One Candidatus Dadabacteria bacterium genomic region harbors:
- the rpmA gene encoding 50S ribosomal protein L27: MSTKKGGGSSKNGRDSIGRRLGVKKFGGQPVVKGNIIVRQRGTSIKPGLNVGLGKDYTIFAMSDGVVKFQKSGKGRTKVSVVPA; the protein is encoded by the coding sequence ATGTCAACCAAAAAAGGTGGCGGAAGTTCCAAAAACGGAAGGGATTCCATAGGCAGAAGGCTTGGCGTAAAGAAATTCGGAGGCCAGCCGGTTGTCAAGGGGAACATAATAGTAAGGCAGCGTGGTACCAGCATTAAGCCTGGTCTGAACGTGGGGCTTGGAAAGGATTACACGATATTCGCAATGTCTGACGGGGTTGTGAAATTTCAGAAATCCGGAAAGGGCAGAACAAAGGTTTCCGTAGTTCCTGCCTGA
- a CDS encoding outer membrane beta-barrel protein, whose protein sequence is MKKSIDFFLSAVPRKNNRTKFMAGSLAVLLFVFLVSPNAGFSGVMPDDLTQSETDGDPAQSETGPARFDSYAGVFAGPGFMRNRIIDIDGFADWGNPGSISKYDDTGFVGGVILGRKFDVGGLTLRMELDGTLTNVSASTNKLDPEGLDETAESEFSWIVSARGGVEQGIGRMTVFVTGGLAFAGIRNSVTDIDFGDSGSMVDPDDSFSKDSAEAGWVVGVGVEAALSDAWVLRLEGLYMDFGESAHLVNRSADNPCCGLETPRRAVSYEVENRLSVARLAIIRRF, encoded by the coding sequence ATGAAAAAGAGTATCGATTTCTTTTTAAGTGCTGTGCCAAGAAAAAACAATAGAACAAAGTTCATGGCAGGCAGCTTGGCAGTTCTTCTGTTCGTTTTCTTGGTAAGTCCAAATGCCGGTTTCTCGGGTGTTATGCCGGATGATCTCACGCAGAGCGAAACCGATGGTGATCCCGCACAGAGCGAGACCGGACCTGCGCGCTTCGACAGTTACGCGGGGGTCTTTGCTGGCCCCGGTTTTATGAGAAACCGGATAATAGATATTGATGGCTTTGCTGACTGGGGCAATCCCGGTTCGATTTCCAAATATGACGATACGGGCTTTGTCGGCGGCGTTATCTTAGGGAGAAAATTCGATGTTGGTGGCTTGACCCTGAGAATGGAACTTGACGGCACGTTGACCAACGTGTCGGCATCAACCAATAAGCTTGATCCTGAAGGTTTGGATGAAACTGCCGAATCGGAATTTTCGTGGATCGTTTCTGCGCGCGGGGGAGTTGAGCAAGGAATTGGCCGTATGACGGTTTTTGTCACCGGAGGGCTGGCTTTTGCCGGCATCAGGAACTCGGTAACCGATATTGATTTCGGTGATTCGGGCTCCATGGTGGACCCCGACGATTCCTTCAGTAAGGATTCAGCGGAGGCGGGCTGGGTGGTTGGAGTCGGGGTGGAAGCAGCGTTATCCGACGCCTGGGTTTTGAGGCTTGAGGGATTGTATATGGATTTCGGAGAGAGTGCTCACCTTGTTAATCGCTCCGCAGATAACCCCTGCTGTGGGCTAGAAACTCCCAGAAGGGCAGTATCCTACGAAGTTGAAAACAGACTTTCTGTCGCCCGCCTGGCAATAATTCGCCGGTTCTGA
- the rplU gene encoding 50S ribosomal protein L21: MHAVIKTGGKQYIVKPGDVIDIEKISGEPGEEVNFEEVLLVSAEGEDVKVGSPVVENARVEGRIVKQKRGEKIVVFKFKRRKGYRKKAGHRQNLTSVEITSISA, translated from the coding sequence ATGCACGCTGTTATAAAAACCGGTGGAAAACAGTATATAGTCAAACCGGGCGACGTTATTGATATAGAAAAAATCTCCGGCGAACCCGGCGAAGAAGTGAACTTTGAGGAAGTCCTGCTTGTGTCCGCTGAGGGAGAGGACGTTAAGGTAGGTAGCCCTGTTGTTGAAAATGCCAGGGTTGAGGGTAGAATAGTAAAGCAGAAAAGGGGCGAGAAGATAGTAGTCTTCAAGTTCAAAAGAAGGAAAGGGTACAGGAAAAAGGCGGGCCATCGCCAGAACCTGACCAGCGTCGAGATTACGAGCATAAGCGCCTGA
- the rpoH gene encoding RNA polymerase sigma factor RpoH has product MAGKKEDKKKLEEVSSSLPALSNSLQSYLAQIRDYPVLSREEEYELAMRHRETGDLEAARKLIVSNLKFVVRIANEYKNYNVNTLDLIQEGNIGLMKAVRGFDPTKGYRLISYAVWWIRAYIQNHIMKTWSLVKVGTNQSQRKLFYKLRSTKNKIEATGAEMEEDIYSEIAKELDVPDSQVIEMDRIMSGKDLSLDANIEGSTERTYVDMLGDTFDQEQFLEDSQTRPLVAKKIKEAMANLKEREKYIIERRILTDSPETLEKLSHKFGISRERVRQIEKNALNKIRKEFQKEHFHV; this is encoded by the coding sequence ATGGCCGGAAAAAAAGAAGACAAAAAGAAGCTGGAAGAAGTGAGTTCATCTCTTCCCGCGCTTTCAAACTCCCTGCAAAGCTATCTGGCGCAGATCAGGGACTACCCTGTTTTGAGCAGGGAAGAAGAATACGAACTCGCGATGAGGCACAGGGAAACGGGCGATCTTGAGGCCGCCAGGAAACTGATCGTATCAAATCTGAAGTTCGTCGTGCGTATCGCGAACGAGTACAAAAACTACAACGTAAACACCCTGGATCTTATACAGGAAGGCAACATAGGGCTCATGAAGGCCGTAAGAGGCTTTGACCCCACAAAGGGATACAGGCTCATCTCATACGCGGTCTGGTGGATAAGGGCGTATATACAGAATCACATAATGAAAACCTGGAGCCTGGTAAAAGTCGGGACGAATCAATCGCAAAGAAAGCTCTTCTACAAACTCAGGTCGACGAAAAATAAGATCGAAGCCACGGGAGCCGAGATGGAGGAAGATATTTACTCCGAGATAGCCAAGGAACTTGACGTGCCGGACAGCCAGGTAATCGAGATGGACCGGATAATGTCCGGAAAAGATCTGTCTCTTGACGCAAATATAGAAGGCAGCACGGAACGCACCTACGTTGACATGCTGGGGGACACGTTTGACCAGGAGCAGTTCCTTGAAGATTCCCAGACCCGCCCGCTTGTTGCCAAGAAGATAAAAGAAGCCATGGCGAACCTGAAAGAAAGGGAAAAATACATTATCGAAAGACGGATTCTCACCGATTCTCCCGAAACTCTTGAAAAGCTTTCCCATAAATTCGGCATCTCAAGAGAACGTGTAAGACAGATAGAAAAAAACGCTCTTAACAAGATCAGGAAGGAATTCCAGAAAGAGCATTTTCACGTGTAG
- a CDS encoding ATP-binding protein translates to MINRNLAPKLIEAARKFPSITLTGPRQSGKTTLCRALFAHHPYASLEAPDIRAFATEDPRGFLAQFPKGCVIDEVQRAPDLLSYLQGIIDEDPSPGRWILTGSQNFSLLKSVSQSLAGRTAVYNLFPLARNEITRFDIHPPSLEETLFAGGYPRIFDLGLDPSDWFRSYVTTYVERDVRTVSNVADIATFQRFVQLCAGRTAQLLNYSSLADDCGISQPSAKAWINILETSFIVFRLPTFHSNLRKRLVKMPKLHFYDTGLVCWLLGIRTPEQLNSHPLRGPIFETWVVSEITKHRSNSGKTGGLSFYRDRNGAEVDIIIEDPSRITLVDAKSTATGSSGLFSGVRRVRQHLTELSRPCSIVIAYGGNQFQQRADGDIVPWRKLHQADF, encoded by the coding sequence ATGATCAATCGCAACCTAGCACCAAAGCTTATCGAAGCAGCGCGGAAGTTTCCCTCCATCACGCTTACGGGACCCCGGCAAAGCGGTAAGACAACATTATGCAGGGCCTTGTTCGCTCACCATCCGTACGCAAGCCTTGAGGCTCCGGACATACGGGCTTTCGCAACTGAGGACCCCAGAGGGTTTCTGGCTCAATTTCCAAAAGGCTGCGTAATCGACGAGGTGCAGCGTGCGCCTGACCTTCTCTCCTACCTGCAGGGCATAATCGACGAAGATCCTTCGCCAGGACGCTGGATACTTACGGGGTCACAGAACTTTTCCCTACTCAAATCGGTCAGCCAGTCTTTAGCCGGGAGGACAGCAGTATATAACCTGTTTCCTCTCGCGCGCAACGAGATTACGCGATTCGACATACATCCCCCGAGTCTTGAGGAGACTCTTTTTGCCGGCGGATACCCACGCATATTCGATCTTGGTCTTGATCCCTCCGACTGGTTTCGCTCCTATGTCACCACTTACGTAGAACGCGATGTGCGAACAGTAAGCAACGTAGCTGACATAGCTACATTCCAACGGTTTGTCCAACTGTGTGCCGGGCGTACGGCGCAGTTGCTCAACTATTCGTCATTGGCTGATGACTGCGGCATATCGCAGCCGAGTGCGAAAGCCTGGATTAACATACTTGAGACGAGCTTTATCGTTTTCCGCCTTCCGACTTTTCACTCGAACCTGCGCAAGAGACTCGTAAAGATGCCGAAGCTGCATTTCTACGACACGGGGCTAGTCTGTTGGCTGCTGGGTATCCGGACACCCGAACAGTTAAACTCTCATCCGCTTCGCGGCCCGATCTTCGAAACCTGGGTAGTCTCGGAGATAACAAAACACCGAAGCAACAGTGGCAAGACGGGAGGTCTCTCATTTTACCGCGACCGCAATGGAGCCGAGGTAGATATTATCATCGAGGACCCGTCCCGCATTACGCTTGTCGACGCCAAGTCCACGGCAACAGGATCTTCGGGTCTGTTCAGCGGGGTGCGACGCGTCCGCCAGCACCTGACCGAATTATCCCGTCCTTGCAGTATAGTCATAGCCTACGGAGGAAATCAGTTCCAGCAACGTGCGGACGGGGATATAGTGCCTTGGCGTAAACTGCATCAAGCAGATTTTTAG
- the alaS gene encoding alanine--tRNA ligase: protein MKGYEVRREFIEYFSERGHEPVRSSILIPENDPTLLFTNAGMVQFKNVFTGNETRDFKRAVSSQKCLRAGGKHNDLDNVGYTARHHTFFEMLGNFSFGDYFKEGAINYGWDLITNVYGLPKEKLWVTVYKDDDEAFEIWNKGIGVAKKRIVRMGEKDNFWSMGDTGPCGPCSEILIDQGESLGCGKAGCAVGCECDRYLELWNLVFMQFERNQKGEMTSLPRPSIDTGLGLERLTAVLQGVGNNYETDLLRGIISRIEELSGRDYSTDRSTEVAMRVIADHSRALAFLISDGVFPSNEGRGYVLRRILRRAVRHSKFLGIDEPFIYRVLPAVEGIMADAYPEIREKGDFVSQVVKSEEERFLETVDRGLELLNQEIAKLGKKKKLPGKVVFSLYDTYGFPVDLTEDITRTEGIDIDLQGFEKEMERQRTKSRNARGGGETDLTSVLLELAGEMTTEFVGYKTLSSEGAVTGIINQGEISDTAWEGQEAQIITDITPFYGESGGQTGDRGEIAGPGFHAKVLDTKKLTPTFFIHNVVIEKGNAQVGDHVHMEVDPARRQGVMAHHTSTHVLHAVLKEVLGNHVNQAGSFVGPDRLRFDFSHYSSIEKQQLDSIEQIINERIRRDDEVLTKEDVSYDEAIKDGATAIFEEKYGDRVRVVMIGDYSKELCGGTHVRASGEIGMLKIVSESASSAGVRRIEAVSGQAAWNYMKGQEDILNEFSTTLNAPRSELLSRLAGIIEESARLQAEIESSRARTLVKTAAELIDKVEDVGGVNLLRVKVSVSKPAELRSLWDYLKGKMNNGIAVLVAENGGRVFILVGITKDLIGSYHAGKIVKELAGIVGGKGGGGAEMAQAGGNMPGNIPKMLNHLGELI from the coding sequence ATGAAAGGATACGAGGTTAGAAGAGAATTTATCGAGTATTTCTCCGAAAGGGGACACGAACCGGTGCGCAGTTCCATTCTTATACCGGAGAACGATCCTACCCTCCTTTTTACCAACGCCGGGATGGTTCAGTTCAAGAATGTTTTCACTGGAAATGAGACCAGGGATTTCAAAAGAGCGGTTTCTTCCCAGAAGTGTCTCAGAGCCGGGGGAAAGCACAACGATCTTGACAACGTCGGGTATACGGCGAGACATCACACTTTTTTTGAAATGCTTGGGAATTTCTCCTTTGGGGACTACTTCAAGGAAGGAGCCATCAATTATGGATGGGATCTTATTACCAATGTTTACGGGCTTCCCAAGGAAAAACTCTGGGTCACCGTCTATAAAGACGACGACGAGGCTTTTGAGATCTGGAACAAAGGTATCGGTGTTGCCAAGAAAAGGATCGTGAGGATGGGGGAGAAAGACAATTTCTGGTCAATGGGGGATACGGGTCCGTGCGGTCCGTGTTCCGAGATACTGATAGACCAGGGGGAATCGCTTGGCTGCGGGAAAGCGGGGTGCGCCGTCGGATGCGAGTGCGATCGTTACCTTGAGCTCTGGAATCTTGTGTTCATGCAGTTTGAGAGAAATCAAAAGGGAGAGATGACATCTCTTCCTCGTCCCAGCATTGACACGGGGCTTGGGCTTGAAAGACTTACAGCGGTTCTTCAGGGAGTGGGGAACAACTATGAGACTGACCTTCTAAGAGGGATAATAAGCAGGATAGAGGAGCTTTCCGGAAGAGATTATTCCACCGACCGCTCGACCGAGGTTGCGATGAGGGTTATAGCGGACCATTCAAGAGCACTTGCCTTTCTCATCTCGGACGGAGTATTCCCGTCAAATGAAGGTAGGGGATACGTTCTTAGGAGAATACTCAGGAGAGCCGTCCGCCACTCCAAGTTTCTGGGAATAGACGAACCCTTTATCTACAGGGTCCTGCCCGCAGTTGAGGGGATCATGGCGGATGCCTATCCCGAGATTAGGGAAAAGGGGGATTTTGTATCCCAGGTTGTAAAAAGCGAGGAGGAGAGGTTCCTAGAGACGGTGGACAGAGGACTTGAACTTCTTAACCAGGAAATCGCAAAGCTTGGGAAAAAGAAGAAGCTCCCTGGCAAGGTGGTTTTCAGTCTCTACGATACATACGGGTTCCCGGTCGACCTAACCGAAGACATAACCAGAACCGAGGGTATAGATATTGACCTTCAGGGCTTTGAGAAGGAAATGGAGAGACAGAGAACCAAGTCAAGAAACGCCCGCGGCGGCGGAGAAACCGACCTTACATCTGTTCTGCTTGAGCTCGCCGGAGAGATGACAACAGAATTTGTTGGCTACAAGACCCTCTCTTCCGAAGGCGCGGTTACTGGAATAATAAACCAAGGAGAGATTTCCGACACAGCTTGGGAGGGTCAGGAAGCCCAGATAATTACCGATATCACTCCTTTTTACGGGGAATCGGGCGGACAGACCGGGGACAGGGGTGAAATTGCCGGGCCGGGATTCCATGCGAAAGTCCTCGATACGAAAAAGCTCACCCCCACGTTTTTCATTCACAATGTTGTTATCGAGAAGGGAAATGCGCAGGTCGGCGACCATGTGCACATGGAGGTCGACCCCGCGAGGAGACAGGGGGTTATGGCTCACCATACCTCAACACATGTGCTTCACGCCGTTTTAAAGGAAGTCCTCGGCAATCACGTCAATCAGGCAGGATCGTTCGTCGGGCCCGACAGGCTCAGGTTTGATTTCAGCCACTATTCCTCGATCGAGAAACAGCAGCTTGATTCCATAGAACAGATCATCAACGAGAGAATAAGGCGTGACGACGAGGTTCTAACAAAAGAAGACGTTTCGTACGACGAAGCCATAAAGGACGGGGCCACCGCTATATTCGAAGAGAAATACGGCGACAGGGTAAGGGTGGTAATGATAGGGGACTACAGCAAAGAGCTTTGCGGCGGTACCCATGTCAGGGCTTCGGGTGAGATAGGCATGTTGAAGATAGTGTCTGAGAGCGCGTCTTCCGCGGGAGTGAGGAGGATCGAGGCCGTAAGCGGTCAGGCGGCATGGAATTACATGAAAGGGCAGGAAGATATCCTGAACGAATTCTCCACCACCCTTAACGCCCCCCGCTCCGAACTTCTTTCCAGACTTGCCGGAATTATTGAAGAAAGTGCCCGGCTCCAGGCGGAAATCGAATCTTCCAGGGCGAGGACTCTTGTAAAAACGGCCGCCGAGCTGATTGACAAAGTTGAGGATGTGGGAGGAGTCAACCTCCTTCGGGTCAAAGTTTCTGTTTCGAAACCTGCAGAACTGCGTTCTCTTTGGGATTATCTGAAGGGGAAAATGAATAACGGCATCGCTGTGCTTGTCGCTGAGAATGGAGGCCGGGTTTTTATTCTTGTGGGTATTACCAAGGATCTTATCGGCAGTTATCATGCTGGAAAAATCGTAAAGGAGCTTGCCGGGATTGTAGGCGGAAAAGGGGGCGGGGGCGCCGAGATGGCGCAGGCGGGCGGAAATATGCCTGGAAATATACCGAAGATGCTGAATCACCTAGGAGAACTCATATGA